In a single window of the Prevotella melaninogenica genome:
- a CDS encoding GIN domain-containing protein produces the protein MKTTFAKIINISLISVACLLALSSCYIRKIDYGKMVTEEASVDSFDTIDIRGAATVYISQGKKYSLKFKGEEKRLDVLSFVNPQNRLVIDMKNLIRHIGFFNVRPSDMVTQSIDIYITTPTLSKLSWNNSATVILSDSFKLDKLSIDAPLGGNLKINKMNINQLEVSMVGFGAVDVKSLTAKKVIFDTYGDIGLGVNFYRTDTAIISAKGEPKINTTGTTRLPLTMVTKKGAVIKDKTTRIK, from the coding sequence ATGAAGACAACATTTGCAAAAATCATTAATATCAGCCTAATCTCTGTAGCTTGCTTACTTGCTTTAAGTTCTTGCTACATCCGAAAAATTGACTACGGAAAGATGGTGACAGAGGAGGCCTCTGTTGATTCGTTTGACACGATAGACATCCGTGGAGCTGCTACTGTTTATATATCACAAGGTAAGAAGTACAGCTTAAAGTTTAAAGGGGAGGAGAAGCGACTTGATGTATTAAGTTTTGTCAATCCACAGAATAGACTGGTAATTGACATGAAAAACCTGATTCGCCACATAGGTTTTTTTAATGTGAGACCTTCAGATATGGTAACGCAAAGTATTGATATTTATATCACTACGCCAACACTCTCAAAGCTAAGTTGGAACAATTCTGCTACTGTTATTCTTTCAGATTCTTTTAAACTTGATAAGCTCAGCATTGATGCTCCTTTAGGTGGTAATCTGAAGATAAATAAGATGAATATCAATCAGTTGGAAGTCTCTATGGTGGGTTTTGGGGCTGTTGATGTTAAAAGCCTAACTGCTAAAAAGGTAATCTTTGATACCTATGGCGATATAGGCTTAGGTGTAAATTTCTATCGAACTGATACGGCAATTATCTCTGCGAAGGGTGAACCAAAGATCAATACTACGGGAACAACGCGCTTACCTTTGACCATGGTTACAAAGAAGGGAGCCGTTATTAAAGATAAAACAACAAGAATAAAATAG
- a CDS encoding DUF6621 family protein — MNAQEAQNIKWSENIIIVDGDYIDHVAFDLIVNFERMLNRRIPAADFSQWAVNIALDGRLKPGNHETQVVLLHDKKNPKLENFAPADYVKELNGQAFKDPQLGEFIINSIVTSDEVAEKNNVLLDLLKTVLSHEEIKRIMLVPNAEDSHLMSTLRSTLRDADDELKHITLFAMQPLEGGNFKQQILGYSLLNAMGISSSEIEQKIK; from the coding sequence ATGAATGCACAAGAAGCACAGAACATTAAATGGAGTGAGAACATCATCATTGTGGATGGTGATTACATAGACCATGTCGCTTTCGACCTCATTGTCAACTTTGAGCGAATGTTGAACCGTCGTATTCCCGCTGCTGATTTCAGTCAGTGGGCTGTTAACATTGCCCTTGATGGACGTTTGAAGCCTGGAAATCACGAGACACAAGTGGTGCTTTTACATGATAAAAAGAATCCAAAACTTGAGAATTTTGCTCCAGCGGATTATGTGAAAGAACTGAATGGGCAGGCATTCAAGGACCCACAGCTTGGCGAATTCATTATCAATTCTATTGTTACAAGCGATGAAGTAGCTGAAAAAAACAACGTTCTTCTCGACCTTCTAAAAACGGTTCTTAGTCATGAAGAGATTAAGCGTATTATGCTTGTACCAAATGCTGAGGACAGCCATTTAATGAGTACACTTCGTTCTACCCTTCGCGATGCAGATGATGAATTAAAGCATATTACATTGTTTGCAATGCAACCACTCGAAGGAGGTAACTTCAAACAGCAGATTTTAGGTTATTCGCTCCTTAACGCAATGGGTATTTCCTCATCAGAGATTGAACAAAAGATTAAGTAA
- a CDS encoding TfoX/Sxy family protein gives MACSLDFIEFVSSQIAAAGTVRCRKMFGEYMVYVDEKPVIIVCDNIPYVKEHEAIKSMMLSAERGFPYEGAKEHYVLDVSRSDFAVKVVKILAEVLPYPKSRKKNK, from the coding sequence ATGGCTTGCTCTTTAGACTTTATTGAATTTGTCAGTAGTCAGATAGCTGCTGCAGGGACTGTGAGATGTAGGAAGATGTTTGGTGAATACATGGTTTATGTTGACGAAAAGCCTGTTATCATAGTCTGTGACAATATTCCTTATGTCAAAGAACACGAGGCAATTAAATCAATGATGTTATCTGCCGAACGTGGATTCCCTTATGAAGGAGCTAAGGAACACTATGTGTTAGATGTTTCAAGATCTGATTTTGCTGTCAAGGTCGTTAAGATCTTGGCAGAGGTATTGCCTTATCCAAAGAGTAGAAAGAAGAATAAATAA
- a CDS encoding DUF1648 domain-containing protein produces MKSKILSLAIIIAITIIALYCVLSGPETIILHWNIGGEAESYGSKYLILTLPVISLIIFLLIVNQEKHPYDTSLMSEKSRKNRNPKALRDIMPILLLAILYITVCSVKLIIMSSIVPFSLIIIAIILFIYKSRKSIKQ; encoded by the coding sequence ATGAAAAGTAAAATTCTATCATTAGCCATTATCATTGCAATTACAATAATTGCATTATATTGTGTTCTGAGTGGACCTGAGACTATTATCCTACATTGGAACATTGGTGGAGAAGCAGAAAGCTATGGTTCTAAGTATCTTATACTGACACTCCCAGTTATTTCATTAATCATATTCTTGCTGATTGTCAACCAAGAAAAGCATCCATACGACACAAGTCTTATGAGCGAAAAATCTCGAAAGAACAGGAATCCTAAAGCTCTTCGTGATATAATGCCAATCCTATTGTTGGCTATATTGTATATTACAGTATGTTCTGTCAAATTAATTATCATGTCATCAATAGTACCATTCTCTCTTATTATTATTGCTATAATTCTATTTATCTATAAATCACGCAAGTCAATAAAGCAATAA
- a CDS encoding GntR family transcriptional regulator: MNFENNKAIYEQMADRLCDEIIAGTYKADDRIPSVREYAVMLQVNTNTAVKAYELLSREEIIYNRRGLGYFVSAGAREQIIIARRKTFLTQSLPSVFREMKLLGITIEDIEKEWEKAQQ; encoded by the coding sequence ATGAATTTTGAAAATAATAAGGCTATCTATGAGCAAATGGCTGACCGCCTTTGCGATGAGATCATAGCTGGAACCTATAAAGCTGACGACCGAATACCGTCTGTCCGGGAGTATGCGGTTATGCTGCAGGTGAATACGAACACTGCAGTGAAGGCCTATGAGCTACTTTCTCGTGAGGAGATTATATACAATCGGCGTGGACTTGGCTACTTCGTTTCAGCTGGTGCACGTGAGCAAATTATAATAGCTCGGCGTAAAACATTCCTTACACAGTCTCTTCCCTCTGTCTTTCGTGAGATGAAACTATTAGGAATAACAATAGAAGATATAGAGAAAGAGTGGGAAAAAGCGCAACAATGA
- a CDS encoding DNA/RNA non-specific endonuclease gives MNRIFFKIIILSLSFMAIACQGVKKKGDFSTLDKPFVESYNSDKSDSPQKTNGKKKTTQKSSFEVKQGLEIPISKANVPSLLLYREGYTTSYNVDTRTPNWVAWHLTANHTNGPVKRNGINFQADEEVPEPRVDTYDYMRSGYDRGHMCPAGDNHWSQKAMEQSFLMTNICPQIPALNSGLWNTIEKQCRTWAQEYSDVYIVCGPIYFNQKHKTIGKNKVQVPEAFFKVVLRLKDEPKAIGFICRNASAKGHKKTDYVNTVDEVERITGMDFFSQLPDDIEQQIEGQADIKEWN, from the coding sequence ATGAATCGTATATTCTTTAAGATTATCATACTCTCTCTATCCTTTATGGCTATTGCTTGCCAAGGAGTGAAGAAGAAGGGAGATTTCTCAACATTAGACAAACCCTTTGTAGAATCCTATAACAGCGATAAGTCTGATTCTCCCCAAAAGACAAATGGGAAAAAGAAGACAACTCAAAAGAGTAGTTTTGAGGTAAAACAAGGTTTAGAAATTCCTATAAGTAAAGCTAATGTTCCATCTTTACTACTCTATCGTGAAGGTTATACCACTTCGTATAATGTCGACACACGTACGCCTAACTGGGTGGCATGGCACCTTACAGCAAACCATACCAACGGACCAGTTAAGCGTAATGGTATTAACTTTCAAGCAGACGAAGAGGTTCCAGAACCACGCGTTGACACCTACGATTATATGCGCTCTGGATATGATCGTGGACACATGTGTCCTGCTGGTGATAACCATTGGAGCCAAAAAGCAATGGAACAGAGTTTCCTAATGACAAATATTTGTCCGCAAATACCAGCTCTAAACAGTGGCTTGTGGAACACAATAGAGAAACAATGCCGTACATGGGCACAAGAGTATAGCGATGTCTATATCGTCTGTGGACCTATCTATTTCAATCAAAAGCATAAGACTATTGGAAAGAACAAAGTACAAGTACCTGAGGCTTTCTTCAAGGTTGTCCTCCGTTTGAAAGACGAACCGAAGGCTATTGGTTTTATATGTAGGAACGCATCTGCCAAAGGACATAAGAAGACCGACTACGTCAATACTGTTGACGAGGTAGAACGAATCACGGGAATGGATTTCTTCTCACAACTTCCAGATGATATCGAACAACAGATAGAAGGTCAAGCAGACATTAAAGAGTGGAATTAA
- the recA gene encoding recombinase RecA — MAKEDTGTTSSAEGKLKALQAAMSKIEKDFGKGSIMRMGDEQIEQVEVIPTGSVALDTALGVGGYPRGRIIEIYGPESSGKTTLAIHAIAEAQKQGGIAAFIDAEHAFDRFYAEKLGVDVDNLWVSQPDNGEQALEIADQLIRSSAIDILVVDSVAALTPKKEIEGDMGDSAVGLQARLMSQALRKLTSTISKTNTCCIFINQLREKIGVMFGNPETTTGGNALKFYSSVRLDIRRVTSIKDGDQVIGNQVRVKIVKNKVAPPFRKAEFEITFGEGISKIGEIVDLGVQYGIIQKSGSWFSYNGTKLAQGRDATKTMIKDNPELAEELEGLIKNAIIEQTK, encoded by the coding sequence ATGGCAAAAGAAGATACAGGTACGACATCGTCAGCTGAAGGAAAACTGAAAGCCTTGCAGGCAGCAATGTCTAAGATAGAAAAAGACTTTGGTAAAGGGTCCATCATGCGTATGGGCGACGAACAAATAGAACAGGTGGAGGTTATCCCGACAGGTAGTGTTGCACTTGACACTGCACTCGGAGTGGGTGGTTATCCACGTGGTAGAATCATTGAGATTTATGGTCCAGAAAGTTCTGGTAAGACTACATTGGCCATTCACGCTATTGCAGAGGCACAGAAGCAGGGCGGTATTGCAGCCTTCATTGATGCTGAGCACGCCTTCGATCGTTTCTATGCAGAGAAATTAGGTGTGGATGTTGATAATCTTTGGGTTTCACAGCCAGACAATGGTGAGCAGGCTTTAGAGATTGCCGACCAGCTGATTCGCTCTTCTGCTATTGACATCCTCGTTGTCGACTCAGTTGCAGCATTGACTCCAAAGAAAGAGATTGAGGGCGATATGGGCGACTCTGCCGTAGGTCTGCAAGCACGACTGATGAGTCAGGCATTGCGTAAACTCACCTCAACCATCTCAAAGACCAATACATGCTGTATCTTCATCAACCAGCTACGTGAGAAGATTGGTGTGATGTTTGGTAACCCTGAGACAACGACTGGTGGTAACGCGCTGAAGTTCTATAGCTCTGTACGCCTTGACATCCGCCGTGTTACATCTATCAAGGATGGCGATCAGGTTATCGGTAATCAGGTTCGTGTGAAGATTGTAAAGAACAAGGTTGCTCCTCCTTTCCGCAAGGCAGAGTTTGAGATTACCTTTGGTGAGGGTATTTCAAAGATTGGCGAGATTGTTGACTTGGGTGTTCAGTATGGTATTATCCAGAAGAGTGGTAGCTGGTTTAGCTACAATGGAACCAAACTCGCACAGGGACGTGATGCAACTAAGACTATGATCAAGGATAATCCAGAACTTGCAGAAGAGTTGGAGGGCTTGATTAAAAATGCTATCATTGAGCAGACGAAGTAA
- a CDS encoding ATP-dependent RecD-like DNA helicase: MINEELKYRILQNFGFEPTVDQMYAVDLFARFMTDRDERAVMILRGSAGTGKTSLAGAIVRTMLELRQKVSLLAPTGRAAKVFSLNANQPAATIHRAIYREKAFTGLDGKFNLNINLFHDRLFMVDEASMISLSSNNSTFGSGCLLDDLIQFVYNDRNCRMLLVGDKAQLPPIGEEESPALRSDVLRAYGLTVYECDLNEVLRQSQDSGILYNATVIRQMITHDEVTQLPKIRFKGFADISIVPGDELIERLASSYSEVGIDETMVITRSNKRANVFNQGIRNMVLGREEELTTGDMLMVVKNKYKNALSPLPSEHGKEKQPALTFIANGDRAVVRRVRNLREFYGFRFADVSLEFPDYDNAEEEMTVILDALMTEAPALTQEQNEQLFQRVLEDYEDIPLKADRMKKVREDEYYNALQVKFGYAITCHKAQGGQWAHIYLDQGYMTDEMLTPDYIHWLYTAFTRATEHLYLVNWPKTQVE; the protein is encoded by the coding sequence ATGATAAATGAGGAACTAAAATACAGAATATTACAGAACTTCGGCTTTGAACCAACAGTCGACCAGATGTATGCTGTAGACCTCTTTGCACGCTTTATGACCGACCGTGATGAGCGTGCTGTAATGATTCTCCGTGGAAGTGCTGGTACGGGTAAAACCTCCTTAGCAGGTGCGATTGTGCGCACAATGCTGGAATTACGACAAAAGGTTTCGCTACTGGCTCCGACGGGGCGTGCCGCAAAGGTATTCTCATTAAATGCCAATCAGCCTGCAGCAACGATTCATCGCGCAATCTATCGGGAAAAAGCATTTACAGGACTTGATGGAAAATTTAATCTAAATATCAATCTCTTCCATGACCGTTTGTTTATGGTTGATGAAGCATCAATGATTAGTTTGTCATCAAATAATAGCACTTTCGGCAGCGGTTGCCTTCTCGACGACCTTATCCAATTTGTTTACAACGACCGTAACTGCCGTATGTTGCTCGTTGGCGACAAGGCACAGCTTCCCCCTATTGGTGAAGAAGAGAGTCCGGCCCTGCGTTCAGATGTCCTTCGTGCCTATGGATTAACAGTCTATGAATGTGATCTGAACGAAGTTCTCCGACAGAGTCAAGACTCTGGTATCCTCTATAATGCCACTGTTATTCGTCAAATGATAACCCATGATGAGGTAACGCAACTACCAAAGATTCGCTTCAAAGGTTTTGCTGACATCTCCATCGTACCAGGTGATGAACTTATCGAACGACTTGCTTCCAGCTATTCAGAGGTAGGAATAGACGAAACAATGGTCATCACCCGCTCTAACAAACGTGCAAATGTCTTCAATCAAGGCATTCGAAACATGGTTCTTGGACGTGAGGAAGAACTGACAACAGGCGACATGCTGATGGTGGTGAAGAATAAGTACAAGAATGCTCTATCCCCCCTCCCCTCGGAGCATGGGAAGGAGAAGCAACCAGCACTTACTTTTATTGCCAACGGTGACCGCGCAGTTGTACGCCGTGTTCGTAATCTTCGAGAGTTCTATGGATTCCGCTTTGCCGATGTATCTTTGGAGTTTCCTGATTATGATAATGCAGAAGAGGAGATGACAGTTATCCTTGATGCACTGATGACGGAAGCCCCAGCCTTGACACAAGAGCAGAACGAACAACTCTTCCAACGTGTATTAGAGGATTACGAAGATATCCCATTAAAGGCTGATCGTATGAAGAAGGTGCGCGAAGATGAATATTACAATGCCCTACAAGTAAAGTTTGGCTATGCTATCACTTGTCACAAAGCACAAGGCGGACAGTGGGCACACATCTATCTTGACCAAGGATATATGACAGATGAAATGCTCACACCCGACTACATCCATTGGCTTTACACGGCCTTCACTCGTGCTACAGAGCATTTATACCTCGTAAACTGGCCGAAAACACAGGTGGAATAA
- a CDS encoding saccharopine dehydrogenase family protein produces the protein MGKVLMIGAGGVATVAAFKIVQNQDVFTEFMIASRRKEKCDELVKAIHDKGYKADIKTAQVDADDVEQLKALFNSFKPELVINLALPYQDLTIMDACLACGCNYLDTANYEPKDEAHFEYSWQWAYKDKFEQAGLTAILGCGFDPGVSQAYTAYAAKHHFDEIHYLDIVDCNAGNHHKAFATNFNPEINIREITQKGLYYENGKWIETDPLVVHQDITYPNIGPRDSYLMHHEELESLVKNYPTIKRARFWMTFGQQYLTYLDCIQNLGMSRIDEIEYEAPLADGSGKTVKVNIVPLQFLKAVLPNPQDLGENYDGETSIGCRIRGIKDGKEQTYYIYNNCKHQDAYNETGMQGVSYTTGVPAMAGAMMFFKGLWRKPGVWNVEDFDPDPFLEVLNKQGLPWHEEFGGDLEL, from the coding sequence ATGGGAAAAGTTTTAATGATTGGCGCAGGTGGCGTAGCTACTGTAGCCGCTTTTAAGATTGTCCAGAATCAGGACGTGTTTACAGAGTTCATGATTGCCAGCCGTCGTAAGGAGAAATGTGACGAACTGGTTAAGGCAATTCATGATAAGGGCTACAAGGCTGACATCAAGACTGCACAAGTTGATGCAGACGATGTTGAGCAGTTGAAGGCACTCTTCAACTCATTCAAGCCAGAGCTGGTTATCAATCTTGCACTCCCTTATCAGGACCTCACTATCATGGATGCCTGCTTAGCTTGCGGTTGCAACTATCTTGACACCGCAAACTATGAGCCAAAAGATGAGGCACACTTCGAGTACAGTTGGCAGTGGGCTTATAAAGATAAGTTCGAGCAGGCTGGCTTGACAGCAATCCTCGGCTGTGGTTTCGACCCTGGAGTGTCACAGGCTTATACCGCATACGCAGCAAAGCATCACTTTGATGAGATTCATTATCTTGATATTGTTGACTGTAATGCAGGTAACCACCACAAGGCGTTTGCAACTAACTTCAACCCAGAAATCAATATCCGTGAGATTACCCAGAAGGGTCTTTATTACGAGAATGGCAAATGGATTGAGACTGACCCATTGGTAGTACATCAGGACATAACCTATCCAAATATCGGACCTCGTGACTCATACTTGATGCACCACGAAGAGTTGGAGTCATTGGTTAAGAACTATCCTACGATTAAGCGTGCACGTTTCTGGATGACCTTTGGTCAGCAGTACCTCACTTACCTCGATTGTATCCAGAATCTTGGTATGAGCCGTATCGACGAGATTGAGTATGAAGCACCATTGGCAGACGGTTCTGGTAAGACAGTGAAGGTTAATATTGTACCTTTACAGTTCTTGAAGGCTGTGTTGCCTAACCCACAGGACCTCGGTGAGAACTATGATGGTGAGACTTCTATCGGCTGCCGTATTCGTGGTATCAAGGATGGTAAGGAGCAGACTTATTACATCTATAATAACTGCAAGCATCAAGATGCTTACAACGAAACAGGTATGCAGGGAGTGAGCTATACTACTGGCGTACCGGCAATGGCTGGTGCAATGATGTTCTTCAAGGGACTTTGGAGAAAACCAGGTGTATGGAATGTGGAAGACTTCGACCCAGATCCATTCTTGGAGGTACTCAATAAGCAGGGCTTACCTTGGCATGAAGAGTTTGGTGGTGATTTAGAACTATAA
- a CDS encoding ATP-binding cassette domain-containing protein, with protein MIQVNELTFSYPKSKHNVFEGLNLQLNENRIYGLLGKNGMGKSTLLYLIAGLLKPKKGSVIVDGYTASCRYPEMLEELYIVPEEYDLPNMSLSKYAKIHEDFYPRFSEEVLEKCLTDFEMSVDIDFKQLSMGQKKKVYMSFALATGCRLLLMDEPTNGLDIPSKALFRKVVAGNMAEDSSLIISTHQVHDVEQLLDHIIILDNSQVIVNASTEDITNDYTFGIRQPNEMDDSVLYAEPSIQGNNVIARRQTGDNETTINLELLFNAATTGKLK; from the coding sequence ATGATTCAAGTAAATGAACTGACTTTCAGCTATCCTAAAAGCAAGCACAACGTGTTTGAGGGGCTGAATCTACAACTCAATGAGAACCGAATTTACGGTCTCTTAGGAAAGAATGGTATGGGAAAGAGTACGCTGCTATACCTTATAGCTGGACTTCTGAAACCTAAGAAGGGTAGTGTTATCGTTGATGGTTACACCGCTTCATGCCGTTATCCAGAAATGTTAGAGGAACTGTATATTGTACCTGAGGAGTATGACTTGCCTAACATGTCACTCAGTAAGTATGCAAAGATTCATGAAGACTTCTATCCTCGATTCAGTGAGGAGGTTCTTGAGAAGTGCTTGACAGACTTTGAGATGTCCGTTGATATTGACTTTAAGCAACTCTCTATGGGACAGAAAAAGAAGGTGTATATGAGTTTTGCACTTGCTACTGGTTGTCGCCTTCTTCTGATGGATGAGCCAACTAATGGTCTTGATATTCCATCAAAGGCTCTCTTCCGTAAGGTTGTGGCAGGCAATATGGCAGAAGATTCATCGCTGATTATCTCTACCCATCAGGTACACGACGTTGAGCAGCTGCTTGATCATATCATCATCCTTGACAATTCACAAGTGATTGTGAACGCATCAACTGAGGATATAACAAATGATTACACCTTCGGTATTCGTCAACCTAACGAGATGGATGACAGCGTACTCTATGCAGAGCCATCCATTCAAGGCAACAACGTGATTGCACGACGTCAGACGGGTGACAATGAGACTACTATCAATCTTGAATTGTTGTTCAATGCAGCAACAACAGGTAAACTTAAATAA